The following DNA comes from Chloroflexota bacterium.
GCCCGCCTTCATCAACTAATCCAGCAAGAGGTATGTTAGCTAGCATAATTCCGGTGCCAATGGGTATCAGTATAACCGGCTCTACGTTCCTGGCGGTGCCCAGGTAGATGAGAAACCCACCGACAGCCAGCATCACGACTATTTGCCAGTTGAGGTTGAGGAAGCCCACAAATTCACTTACAGGTATGTCCATTCCTTACTCTTCCTTATTGGGCTTCAGGAATTTATTCAGCAAGGTCATCATGCCAAGCAGTATTCCCAGCACAGCAAAGATAATTGCCATTCCCAGAAGAACTATCCACAACGCATCTAGCATTTCAAGGCCTCAAATTTTGGTGTCTTAATTCCCTTGCAAAAACGCTCAATTGGTATATGGTAAGGTGGAATCATATCATAGCTTGCTTTTCCTTGTAAACCTATCCTCGACAGTATGTTAAAGCTGCGTGCTAAACTTTGCCACCAAACGCAGGAATTGTATAATGTTAGCAGCTGCGGAGAGGTGTCCGAGTGGTTTATGGTGCCGCTCTCGAAAAGCGGTGGGCGATGAGCCTCGTGGGTTCGAATCCCACCCTCTCCGCCAGCCTCATGGAGAGGTGCTGGAGTGGACTATCAGGCGCGCCTGGAGAGCGCGTGTCGCCATTGGCGACCGTGGGTTCGAATCCCACCCTCTCCGCCAGTTTACACTTCAATGTTTTCCCATTAACCTTGACAATAGCCTTGTCAACTGCCCGTTTGTTTGCCTATATTGCCTATGCTACAATGTTTCAACTCAGATGACGACTGAAGATGGGCTGAAATATTGGGTAGGCTTTTCCAAGGTGCCAGGTATCGGGCGAGTGAAAATCTCCCAACTACTGGAGCATTTCACTACTCTTGAGCATGCCTGGAAAGCCTCGGCTGGTGAACTGAAAAGAGCCGGACTTGATTCAAAAACTGTAGATAATATCGTGAATTTGAGGCTCAGGATTTCGCCAGATGCTGAAATGGACAGCCTGAAGCAATATAAGGTGAAAGTACTTACCTGTGATTCTTCGGCCTATCCCCAAAGGCTCAAGGAAATTTACGATTTCCCACCGGTGCTTTATGTCAGGGGCGATCTGTTGTCTGAGGATGAATGTTGCCTAGCTGTAGTCGGCACCCGTCGAGCTACAGTCTACGGGCGTCAGGTGACCGAGGAGATCGTCAGTGACCTGGCTCGGAGTGGAATCACTATCGTTAGTGGTCTAGCTAAAGGAATTGATTCTGTAGCCCACCGTGCTGCGCTGCAAGTAAGTGCCAGAACTATTGCTGTTTTCGCTTGTGGGCTGGACATCGTTTACCCGGCAGAAAATGCCAAGCTAGCCCGCGAGATTATGGAGCACGGCGCCTTGATGAGCGAATATCCACTGGGCACCAAGCCTAAAGCTGATAATTTCCCCAGACGCAACCGGATTATGAGCGGATTGAGCTTTGGTGTACTGGTGGTGGAGGCTGGCGAGAGCAGTGGGGCTTTAATTACGGCTAATCAGGCGCTGGAGCAAAACCGGGAGGTCTTTGCCGTCCCGGGCAGTATTCTATCTCCCGCCAGCAGAGGGACGAATCATTTAATTCAAGAGGGGGCAAAACTGGTTCGGAATTATGTTGATATTTTAGAGGAGCTTAATCTGGCCATTATGGCACAGCAACTGGAGATGAAGGAGCTTCTACCTGTTGATGAGACTGAAGCATTATTGCTAAAGCAACTGAGCCGTGAGCCGACCCATATCGATGAGATTTGTCGTAATAGTAGTCTGGCAGCAGCTCTAGTTAGCAGCGCTCTAACCATGATGGAACTTAAAGGAATGGTGAAGCAGATTGGTGGTATGAACTATGTGCTGGCTAGAGAGATGAGAGAAGAATACCAAACGGCAAGGTAATTATGACAATGAAACTTGTTGTTGTCGAATCACCAGCTAAATCAAGGACAATAAGCAGGATACTGGGTAAGGGTTATGATATCAAGGCGACCCTGGGGCATGTGCGTGACTTGCCCAAAAGTGAATTGGGCATAGATACGGCCAATGACTTTGCTCCCAGATATGTCGTTATCAAACAGAGGAGACCTGTCATAACTGAGCTAAAGAAGTCGGCTAATAGTGCCTCAGCAGTTTATCTGGCCACAGACCCTGACCGGGAGGGAGAGGCGATTTCTTGGCATCTGATCGAGTCCATTAAGCTGGGTAAAAACAAGGTGCCCATTCACCGGGTTGTCTTTCATGAGATAACCAAAGATGCTGTGGAAAAGGCTTTTCACCATCCCCGCTCTATCGACATGAACTTGGTTGATGCTCAGCAGGCACGGCGTGTTTTGGACAGATTGGTTGGCTATAAGCTGAGCCCGTTGTTATGGCGGAAGGTGCAAAGAGGACTTTCTGCGGGTAGAGTTCAGTCAGCAGCCTTGAGAATTATTGTTGACCGGGAGCGAGAGATACAAAATTTTGTCCGTATGGAGTACTGGACTATTGAGGCTGAATTGGCTAAAAGTTTGACGGAAGCTACGAAAACCAGTTTCAGAGCTTTGCTTATAGGCCTGACTGATGGCAAGAAGCTGGAGATGCCTAACCAAGAGGAAGCCAAGAAGATTGAAGACGAGTTGAGGAAGGCCGACTATGCGGTTAAGAAAGTGATGGTAAAAGAGATAGCCCGCCAACCGGCGCCACCGTTTACAACCAGCACCATGCAGCAGGAGGCATGGCGCAAGCTAAGGTTCACTGCTCAAAGGACCATGATTATCGCTCAGCAGCTTTATGAAGGCATACAGTTGGGCGAAGAGGGCTCGGTTGGGTTGATTACCTATATGCGTACCGATTCCACTAATGTGGCTGCCAGCGCCATAGCTGAGACCAGAGATTTCATTACCAGCAAATACGGTGCTCGTTTTTTGCCCCCACATCCGCGTTCGTTTGGCAAGAGAGGTAAATGGGCGCAGGAAGCACATGAAGCTATTCGACCTACAAAGATTTATCGGGAACCTGACCAACTTCGCCCCTATCTCAAACCAGAGCAACTTAGACTTTATGAGCTTATATGGAAGCGGATGGTAGCAAGTCAGATGGCGGCAGCCTCGATGGATACTACCACTGTTGAAGTAGAAGCCAAATGTTCCGAATCCCAGAAGGGATATTTGCTGAGAGCAGCCAGCTCCGTAGTAAAGTTCCCAGGCTTTATAACTTTGTACAGTGAAGGGAAAGATGAGGACGGAGAAGAAGACAAGGCAGTCATCCTCCCGGAATTGAAAGCAGGTGACAAATTAGTTTTACTGGACCTTTTCCCTGAGCAGCGTTTTACTCAGCCACCGTTTCGCTATACTGAGGCTACATTAATAAAAGCGCTGGAACAAAAAGGAATCGGTCGTCCCAGCACCTACGCTCCAATCATATCTACCATCCAAGAAAGAGGTTATGTATATAAGGAAAGTGGTAGGCTTTGCCCTGACGAGATAGGCTTCATTGTGAATGATCTCTTAACTCAGCACTTTCCTGAAATCGTTGACCTGGATTTCACGGCTCAGCTTGAGGAAGAACTAGACGAGATTGCCCGGGGTGAGAGGGGTTGGGTATCAGTTTTGAGAGATTTCTACATTCCTTTTGAGGAGACGCTGAACCAAGCCTCTGAGAAGATAGAAAGAATTAACGTTGCTAAGCCAACAGAGGAAGTCTGTCCTGAGTGTGGTCGCCCGATGGTATTAAAGACAGGACGGTTCGGCAAGTTCCTAGCCTGCAGTGGCTATCCCGACTGCAAGAAGACTATGCCTTTCAAGGTCAAAACCGGTGTCTCCTGCCCACAATGTGGAAAGGAGTTGATAGAGAGAAAAACAAAGAAAAAGCGCATTTTCTATGGTTGCAGTGGTTTCCCACAATGTCAATTTGCAGTTAATCGCAGGCCGGTTCCACAACCCTGCCCTCAGTGTGGCAAGCTCCTCATTATTTATCGAGACGGTTGGGTGAAATGCACTGCCTGCGAATATAAAGATAAATTAGATGAATTAGAAAAAATAGGAGCGGCAGCATGAAAATCATGGTTATCAACGGACCGAACCTTAACATATTAGGCAAGCGGAATAAAGCCCTTTATGGCGATAAAACATTGTCACAGATTGACACCCTTTTGAAAAAGGAAGGGGAGGATCTGGGGGTGGATATAGTTAGCTTTCAGTCAAATAATGAAGGTGCACTTATTGACTTCATCCAGAAGAGTTCCTCTGAAGTTAGCGGCATAATCATAAACCCGGGAGCACTCACTCACTATGGTTTTTCTTTACGGGATGCCTTGGCTGATAGTGGATTGCCGGTTATTGAGATTCATCTGTCCAACATTTATGCCCGTGAAGAATGGCGAGCCAAATCGGTAATTGCACCTATCGCCAAAGGGCAAATTAGTGGTTTGGGTTGGCGTGGATATGTTGCTGCGCTGCGAATTCTAGCTGATGAACTGAAGGCAGAAAAGTAAGAGTGAGCCGGCTGCAGAAACTACGGCAGAGTCTAACACAAAGGGAGTTGGATATCCTTGTAGTTTCTCAGTCGGAAAACCGGCGTTATCTTTCTGGTTTTACTGGCTCATTGGGTTGGCTGCTTATTTCTGAGAATAGTACTTATTTAGCCGTGGACTTCCGTTATGTAGAGCAAGCTAGGAAGGAAGCACCGGATTTTGATGTGATTCATATAAAAGGTGACGTGGTAAGTTGGTTGCCGAAATTGGTCTCGGATTTAGGATATAAAAAGATGGGCTTTGAAGCCAACCAGGTTCCTTTTATCACCTGCCAGCAGCTGTGTAAAACGGTAGGCGATGACAATAATAAGATTAAACTTGTTCCAACTACTGGATTGGTGGAGTCCATTCGCGCTATCAAGGAGCCTGAGGAGCTAAAGTTCATAATTGAAGCAGTTGAATTAGCTGATGCCGCTTTTAACCATGCTAAATCAATTATCCGTCCCGGAATTAGCGAAAAAGAGTTGGCTTGGGCATTGGAGAAATTCCTCCGAGAAAAGGGTAGCGAAGCCGTGCCTTTTGAGATCATCGTGGCCTCTGGCCCCAATGCGGCTTCGCCTCATGCTAAGCCCTCAGAACAGCGCCTTAAAAAAAATGTACCTGTGGTGGTTGATTTGGGGGCACGGGTGAATGGCTATTGCAGTGACCTCAGCCGTACCTTTTTTCTAGGTGATGAGGACAAGACTTTTTTTAAAATTTATGATATTGTTTTGGGTGCACAATTAACTGCTCTGGCAACAATAGGTGCTGGCATGAATGGCGACCAAGCTGATCGACTAGCCCGGGCGGTTATTGAAAAGGCAGGCTATGGTGATGCTTTTGGTCATGGGTTAGGACATGGCGTTGGCTTAGAGGCTCATGAATCGCCAAGGCTTGGGCCTAATTCTTCAGATTCGTTAGTTGATGACATGGTTTTCACTGTAGAACCCGGGATTTATATAGCTGGCTGGGGTGGAGTTAGGATTGAAGATACAGTTGTAATGGAGAACGGCAGAGTTAAAGCCCTTACCAAGGCGGAGAAGATAGCAAACATCTGTTAGGAGGGTAGTCACCTTATGATAGACGCTGGAGAGTTAAAAAGAGGAATAACTATTGAACTGGATGGGCAGTTGTATCAGGTTCTTGATTACCAGCATATTAAGATGGGACGGGGCTCAGCACAGGTTCGGCTGAAACTTCGTGATGTTCGTGCTGGGCATAATACTGAACGCTCCTTCCAGGCCAGTGAGACATTTACTAGAGCTTTCCTTGAACGTCGCCCTGTACAGTACCTTTATAATGATGGCAGCCTTTACCATTTTATGGATACCAAGACCTTCGAGCAGATACCTTTTGATAAATCAATGCTTGGTGATACGCTGAACTACTTGAAAGACGGGTCGAACTTGGAAATACTGACACACAAAGGCAAATCTGTGGGAATACAATTACCTGTTTCAGTAGAGCTTAAGGTAACGGAAACAGGCCCTGGCTTCAAAGGGGATACCGCCTCAGCCGGCACCAAACCAGCTAAGATGGAGACGGGAATTACTATTAAAGTTCCCTTTTTCATAAATACTGGCGATACTATTAAGGTTGATACTCGCACTGGGGACTACCTAGAGAGGGTAAGCTGAATCTTTGATAAAAGCTGACCTTCATATTCACACCACATACTCCATGGATTGCACCATGTCCCTGGAGCAGATAATTGACCGCTGTCTTGAAGTTGGCATCAACTGCCTCGGCGTAGCTGACCATAACACTATTGCCGGAGCTCTAAAGCTGAAAGAAATGGCACCTTTCCTAATTATCGTCGGTGAAGAGATCCTGACTTTGGGTGGTGAGATCATAGGGTTCTTTCTCACCCAGGAGATTCCTAGCAAATTGTCCATAGAAGAAACTATAGCCCAGATCAAAGCTCAGGGAGGGCTGGTATGTATTCCACATCCCTATGACAGCTTGCGTTTATCAATATTTAGAAACAAAGTATTGAAAGGCGTAATGCCAGAGATTGATATTATCGAGGCTTTCAACGCCCGTAGTCTTTTTTCACCTGGCAGCTCATCCAGAGCCTGGAAGCTAGCACAAAAATATGGCAAGCCTGCCAGTGCCGGCAGTGATGCCCATACACTACCTGAAATAGGCAATGCCTATGTTGAAATGCCGGAATTCAATGGAAAAGATGACTTTCTGGCCTCCCTGGCTAAGGGAAAAATTTCTGGTAGTATGTCGAACCCAGCTGCTCATTTCGTCAGCACCTGGAATAGACTGAAAAAACAATTGTCATAGGAGTGGTTCACTTGTTGACCATCGGTTGGTTTTCAACCGGCAGAGATAAGGCAGCAAGGCGACTTCTGCAAGTTGTATGCCCAAAAATTCGAAGTGGTGAAATCGAGGGCAAGATTAGTTTTGTCTTTAGTAATCGCGAACCCGGCGAAACTAAAGAGAGTGATTTATTCCTTGAGCTAGTTCGAAGCTATGGTGTTCCACTGATTGGCTTTTCCTCAGAGAAATTCAAAACCGCGCAAGGAATAACAGGCAAGGCGGAAAGCGAAAAATTATCAGAGTGGCGCCTCGATTTTGATAGGGAGGTTATGAAAAGACTAACTGGTTTCCGTCCAGACCTGTGCGTGCTTGCTGGCTATATGCTTATTGTCGGGGAAGAGATGTGCCATAAATATGACATGATTAACCTGCATCCAGCGGCTCCCGGAGGGCCTAAAGGTAGCTGGCAGGAGGTAATCTGGGCATTGATTGAGAATAATGCTGCAGAATCCGGGGTAATGATGCACCTGGTAACGCCTGAGTTGGACAGGGGGCCGGTAATAGCTTATTGCACTTATCCTATTAGAGGTGAACATTTTGATAAATATTGGCGGGAAATAGATGGTCGCTCTGTAGCTGAGATAAAAAAGGCACAAGGTGAAAACAATGCACTTTTTAAACTTATCCGCCAGCATGGGCTAGCCAGAGAATTCCCTCTTATCGTGTCGACTTTGAGAGCCTTCGGCCGTGGTGAGGTTAAAATAGAAGCTGGCAAAATTTTTGATCGTTATGAGAAATCGATACCGGGGTACAACCTTAGTGATGAAGTAAATAAAGCAGTGGAATCGTGATGAGCCTAATTTGTTTTGATCTCGAGGGGCCATTAGCTACTCAGGATAATGCCTATGAGCTTATGAAGCTGTTCCCTGATGGAGGCAGGATTTTTGAGGTCATCAGCCGCTATGATGATTTGCTCACTTTAGGAGCCAGGCTGGACTACGAGCCCGGTGACACTTTAGCCCTTATTGCACCCTTCCTGGTTTACCACGGGATAAAAGAGGATGACATTTCTGCCTTAGCCAGAAAAGCAACCTTAACCAATGGAGCTATTAGCCTTATCTCCCGACTGAGTGCTCAGGGCTGGAAAATATTCTGCATCAGCACCAGCTATGAGCAGTATGCCAGGCATATAGCTTTTAGACTTGGCATTTTTTCGCAAAATGTTGCCTGTACTTCTTGCCCACTGGATAAATTCTCTAAACAGTTAAATAAAGAAGATTTCTGCTATGTAGAGACGGTGGAGAAAAATATTTTGGATAAACATCCAATCGACGACATCTGGATAAAGAAAAGGCTTGACCGTTTTTACTGGAAGGAACTGCCCAAGACCAATCTGGGTCTACTCATAGAACAGGTGCAACCTGTTGGCGGACAGCGTAAGGTGGAAGCCTTGCGCCATTTCGCCACAGCTCAAGGGCAATCTTTCTCCAACTGTGTAGTGGTTGGTGATAGCATTACCGACTTCAAGATGCTTCAGGCTGTTGAGCAGGCTGGTGGACTGGCGATTGCCTTCAATGCTAACGAGTATGCCCTACCCTATGCTACCATAGGTTTAGCCTCTACACACCTTGACGACCTGCGGCCGGTGTTAGAAGCCTGGAATAAGGGCAAACGGTCGGCCGTGGAAAAGCTGGTCAAAGAAAAAGAAAAAGCCGGTGGGAACGCTAACAGGGAGCACTTTCACTGGCTTGCCGGAATTAAAAAAATAGGGACTCCTCTTGAAATCCACAAGCGAATCCGCCGTGTTGTTCGAGAAGAGGCAGCTAAGCTAGGCTGAGTTCAAATGGCTCAAATTGAGGTAGTCGGTTTTGGAGCGATGAATATCGACCGTCTGTACCGGGTCGAGAAGCTTGTCGTTGACGGCGAGCAAATGGTGACAGATTTCATGTCTCTTCCCGGTGGGTCTGCGGCTAACACTATTTACGGC
Coding sequences within:
- the efp gene encoding elongation factor P — translated: MIDAGELKRGITIELDGQLYQVLDYQHIKMGRGSAQVRLKLRDVRAGHNTERSFQASETFTRAFLERRPVQYLYNDGSLYHFMDTKTFEQIPFDKSMLGDTLNYLKDGSNLEILTHKGKSVGIQLPVSVELKVTETGPGFKGDTASAGTKPAKMETGITIKVPFFINTGDTIKVDTRTGDYLERVS
- the aroQ gene encoding type II 3-dehydroquinate dehydratase, producing MKIMVINGPNLNILGKRNKALYGDKTLSQIDTLLKKEGEDLGVDIVSFQSNNEGALIDFIQKSSSEVSGIIINPGALTHYGFSLRDALADSGLPVIEIHLSNIYAREEWRAKSVIAPIAKGQISGLGWRGYVAALRILADELKAEK
- a CDS encoding aminopeptidase P family protein, encoding MSRLQKLRQSLTQRELDILVVSQSENRRYLSGFTGSLGWLLISENSTYLAVDFRYVEQARKEAPDFDVIHIKGDVVSWLPKLVSDLGYKKMGFEANQVPFITCQQLCKTVGDDNNKIKLVPTTGLVESIRAIKEPEELKFIIEAVELADAAFNHAKSIIRPGISEKELAWALEKFLREKGSEAVPFEIIVASGPNAASPHAKPSEQRLKKNVPVVVDLGARVNGYCSDLSRTFFLGDEDKTFFKIYDIVLGAQLTALATIGAGMNGDQADRLARAVIEKAGYGDAFGHGLGHGVGLEAHESPRLGPNSSDSLVDDMVFTVEPGIYIAGWGGVRIEDTVVMENGRVKALTKAEKIANIC
- a CDS encoding phosphoglycerate transporter; the encoded protein is MLTIGWFSTGRDKAARRLLQVVCPKIRSGEIEGKISFVFSNREPGETKESDLFLELVRSYGVPLIGFSSEKFKTAQGITGKAESEKLSEWRLDFDREVMKRLTGFRPDLCVLAGYMLIVGEEMCHKYDMINLHPAAPGGPKGSWQEVIWALIENNAAESGVMMHLVTPELDRGPVIAYCTYPIRGEHFDKYWREIDGRSVAEIKKAQGENNALFKLIRQHGLAREFPLIVSTLRAFGRGEVKIEAGKIFDRYEKSIPGYNLSDEVNKAVES
- a CDS encoding PHP domain-containing protein — translated: MIKADLHIHTTYSMDCTMSLEQIIDRCLEVGINCLGVADHNTIAGALKLKEMAPFLIIVGEEILTLGGEIIGFFLTQEIPSKLSIEETIAQIKAQGGLVCIPHPYDSLRLSIFRNKVLKGVMPEIDIIEAFNARSLFSPGSSSRAWKLAQKYGKPASAGSDAHTLPEIGNAYVEMPEFNGKDDFLASLAKGKISGSMSNPAAHFVSTWNRLKKQLS
- the topA gene encoding type I DNA topoisomerase, which translates into the protein MTMKLVVVESPAKSRTISRILGKGYDIKATLGHVRDLPKSELGIDTANDFAPRYVVIKQRRPVITELKKSANSASAVYLATDPDREGEAISWHLIESIKLGKNKVPIHRVVFHEITKDAVEKAFHHPRSIDMNLVDAQQARRVLDRLVGYKLSPLLWRKVQRGLSAGRVQSAALRIIVDREREIQNFVRMEYWTIEAELAKSLTEATKTSFRALLIGLTDGKKLEMPNQEEAKKIEDELRKADYAVKKVMVKEIARQPAPPFTTSTMQQEAWRKLRFTAQRTMIIAQQLYEGIQLGEEGSVGLITYMRTDSTNVAASAIAETRDFITSKYGARFLPPHPRSFGKRGKWAQEAHEAIRPTKIYREPDQLRPYLKPEQLRLYELIWKRMVASQMAAASMDTTTVEVEAKCSESQKGYLLRAASSVVKFPGFITLYSEGKDEDGEEDKAVILPELKAGDKLVLLDLFPEQRFTQPPFRYTEATLIKALEQKGIGRPSTYAPIISTIQERGYVYKESGRLCPDEIGFIVNDLLTQHFPEIVDLDFTAQLEEELDEIARGERGWVSVLRDFYIPFEETLNQASEKIERINVAKPTEEVCPECGRPMVLKTGRFGKFLACSGYPDCKKTMPFKVKTGVSCPQCGKELIERKTKKKRIFYGCSGFPQCQFAVNRRPVPQPCPQCGKLLIIYRDGWVKCTACEYKDKLDELEKIGAAA
- the dprA gene encoding DNA-protecting protein DprA; the encoded protein is MTTEDGLKYWVGFSKVPGIGRVKISQLLEHFTTLEHAWKASAGELKRAGLDSKTVDNIVNLRLRISPDAEMDSLKQYKVKVLTCDSSAYPQRLKEIYDFPPVLYVRGDLLSEDECCLAVVGTRRATVYGRQVTEEIVSDLARSGITIVSGLAKGIDSVAHRAALQVSARTIAVFACGLDIVYPAENAKLAREIMEHGALMSEYPLGTKPKADNFPRRNRIMSGLSFGVLVVEAGESSGALITANQALEQNREVFAVPGSILSPASRGTNHLIQEGAKLVRNYVDILEELNLAIMAQQLEMKELLPVDETEALLLKQLSREPTHIDEICRNSSLAAALVSSALTMMELKGMVKQIGGMNYVLAREMREEYQTAR